The following are encoded together in the Dysgonomonadaceae bacterium PH5-43 genome:
- a CDS encoding hypothetical protein (product_source=Hypo-rule applied; cleavage_site_network=SignalP-noTM) — protein MKLLFFLIIISANIFSTKAFTPGMQYGEYSTDHNKSKAMNSNSSFSIMENYNFSSSEPSNTFSLAEQSLDYSFHGIYSTSDDPNNTESGGSADPVPIDDAILFMILLATSYSLVLRHKLKLNKQ, from the coding sequence ATGAAGCTATTATTCTTTTTAATAATTATATCTGCAAATATCTTTTCTACAAAAGCTTTTACTCCTGGTATGCAATACGGCGAATATTCTACCGACCATAATAAAAGTAAAGCTATGAATAGCAACTCCTCTTTTTCCATAATGGAGAACTACAATTTTTCTTCATCAGAACCAAGTAATACATTCTCTTTAGCAGAACAATCTTTAGACTATAGCTTTCACGGAATATATAGCACAAGCGACGACCCTAATAATACGGAGAGTGGCGGATCAGCAGATCCTGTCCCCATTGACGATGCTATACTTTTTATGATCTTATTGGCAACTTCTTATTCTTTAGTTCTCCGACACAAGTTGAAATTAAATAAGCAATAG
- a CDS encoding hypothetical protein (product_source=Hypo-rule applied; transmembrane_helix_parts=Inside_1_18,TMhelix_19_41,Outside_42_64): MPLIQINKSTDNSNCSAQVLSLSFFYFTQIFDIFSTYLFLQDFSFLYYFDIIDPLRHLREWARE; this comes from the coding sequence ATGCCCTTAATTCAAATTAACAAATCAACTGACAATAGTAACTGTTCAGCACAAGTTTTATCTTTGTCTTTTTTCTATTTCACTCAAATTTTCGACATTTTCTCTACTTACTTATTTTTACAAGACTTCTCTTTTCTCTATTATTTTGACATTATAGACCCTTTGCGTCATTTAAGAGAGTGGGCAAGAGAGTAA
- a CDS encoding serine protease Do (product_source=KO:K04771; cath_funfam=2.30.42.10,2.40.10.10; cleavage_site_network=SignalP-TM; cog=COG0265; ko=KO:K04771; pfam=PF13180,PF13365; smart=SM00228; superfamily=50156,50494; tigrfam=TIGR02037; transmembrane_helix_parts=Inside_1_6,TMhelix_7_29,Outside_30_500): protein MTFNWKNLMGFLLVSVFSAAIAVGTYSYLDANKQASNDTEVKQTGFQTVGYNIIPAENTDFTLAAENSVNAVVHIKSIIKAKTIDRGQQRYFDPFEFFFGQTPQYQSQPREGYGSGVIISTDGYIVTNNHVIEGADEIEVTTNDNQQYTAKLIGTDASSDIALLKIDGNNFPIIPFGDSDALRIGEWVLAVGNPFNLTSTVTAGIVSAKGRGSILSDSRTTQDKIESFIQTDAAVNPGNSGGALVNTKGELVGINTAIYSQTGSFVGYSFAVPISLVRKVVGDIQQYGMVQRAMLGVTVMELPVLKEMEPDTYKKLKVKEGVYVNGFANNSSAEKAGIKEGDVITAINNTKIKNFTELRAQISRYSPGNSIDVQVDREGNTKTFAVELKNDQGTTEIVKHKSADELLGATFSALTTDEMKKAGVSYGVKVTNVSNGKLKSVGIKDGFIILTVNDNRITSPESLINLVENTMKRDPDERVLFIKGLYPNDRVRFYAIDIND, encoded by the coding sequence ATGACGTTTAATTGGAAAAATTTAATGGGCTTTCTTTTGGTAAGCGTATTTAGTGCGGCTATTGCCGTAGGTACTTATTCTTATTTAGATGCAAACAAACAGGCATCTAATGATACAGAAGTTAAGCAAACAGGGTTTCAAACGGTGGGTTATAATATCATTCCTGCCGAAAACACCGACTTTACTCTTGCTGCCGAAAACAGTGTGAATGCTGTTGTACACATCAAATCTATTATTAAAGCAAAAACAATAGATAGAGGTCAACAAAGATATTTCGATCCGTTTGAGTTCTTCTTTGGTCAAACACCACAGTATCAAAGTCAGCCTCGTGAAGGCTATGGCTCTGGTGTAATAATTTCAACCGATGGCTACATCGTTACCAACAATCACGTAATTGAAGGCGCAGACGAAATTGAAGTTACCACTAACGATAATCAGCAATATACAGCTAAGCTTATCGGAACTGATGCATCTTCCGACATTGCACTGTTGAAGATAGACGGAAACAACTTCCCTATTATTCCTTTTGGCGATTCAGACGCTCTAAGAATTGGCGAATGGGTGCTTGCCGTTGGTAACCCTTTCAATCTAACCTCTACCGTTACCGCTGGTATTGTGAGCGCAAAGGGCAGAGGCAGCATTCTTTCTGATTCCAGAACAACTCAAGATAAAATCGAATCGTTTATACAAACCGATGCAGCCGTTAACCCCGGCAATAGCGGAGGAGCCTTAGTAAATACAAAAGGTGAATTAGTAGGAATAAACACTGCAATATATTCACAAACAGGAAGTTTTGTAGGATATTCATTTGCCGTACCCATCAGTTTAGTCAGAAAAGTGGTTGGAGACATTCAACAATACGGAATGGTACAGAGAGCAATGCTTGGCGTTACAGTTATGGAATTACCCGTTTTGAAAGAAATGGAACCTGACACATACAAGAAATTAAAAGTTAAAGAAGGTGTTTATGTTAATGGATTTGCCAACAATAGCTCTGCAGAAAAAGCAGGTATTAAAGAAGGCGACGTTATTACAGCTATTAATAATACCAAGATTAAAAACTTTACAGAACTAAGAGCTCAGATAAGCAGATACAGTCCGGGCAACTCTATAGACGTACAGGTAGACAGAGAAGGAAATACAAAAACCTTTGCGGTAGAACTTAAAAACGATCAGGGTACTACCGAAATAGTTAAGCATAAAAGTGCCGACGAACTATTAGGCGCAACCTTCTCGGCTCTTACCACCGACGAGATGAAAAAAGCAGGAGTATCTTACGGAGTAAAAGTTACTAATGTTAGTAATGGTAAATTAAAAAGCGTAGGTATTAAAGATGGATTTATTATCCTTACTGTTAACGACAACCGAATAACATCGCCCGAATCTCTAATTAATTTAGTTGAAAACACTATGAAACGAGATCCCGACGAAAGAGTTCTATTTATCAAAGGATTATACCCTAACGATAGAGTAAGATTCTACGCTATCGACATCAACGATTAA
- a CDS encoding RNA polymerase primary sigma factor (product_source=KO:K03086; cath_funfam=1.10.10.10,1.10.601.10; cog=COG0568; ko=KO:K03086; pfam=PF00140,PF04539,PF04542,PF04545; superfamily=88946; tigrfam=TIGR02937): protein MRQLKITKSITNRESASLDKYLQEIGREDLITVEEEVELAQAIRRGDRAALEKLTRANLRFVVSVAKQYQNQGLSLPDLINEGNLGLIKAAEKFDETRGFKFISYAVWWIRQSILQALAEQSRIVRLPLNQVGSLNKITKAFSKFEQEHERKPSPEELANELDIPVEKISDTLKVSGRHISVDAPFVEGEDNSLLDVLVNEDAPVADRTLINESLAKEIARALSTLSERERDIIKMFFGIARQEMTLEEIGDEFGLTRERVRQIKEKAIRKLKQSNKNDLLKSYLG, encoded by the coding sequence ATGAGACAGTTAAAAATTACCAAGTCAATCACTAATCGTGAAAGTGCTTCATTAGACAAGTATCTTCAGGAAATAGGTCGTGAAGACCTTATCACTGTGGAAGAAGAGGTTGAATTAGCTCAAGCTATCAGACGCGGCGACCGTGCTGCATTAGAAAAACTCACACGTGCTAATCTTCGTTTCGTTGTTTCTGTTGCAAAACAGTATCAAAATCAAGGCTTAAGCCTGCCCGACTTAATTAACGAAGGTAACTTAGGATTGATTAAAGCAGCTGAAAAGTTTGATGAAACTCGTGGATTTAAGTTTATCTCTTATGCTGTGTGGTGGATTAGACAATCTATTTTACAGGCATTGGCAGAACAGTCGAGAATAGTTCGCCTACCTTTAAATCAGGTTGGATCGTTAAACAAAATCACTAAAGCGTTTTCTAAGTTTGAACAAGAGCACGAGCGCAAACCCTCTCCTGAAGAATTAGCTAACGAGCTTGACATTCCTGTAGAAAAGATTTCAGACACATTAAAAGTTTCGGGTCGACACATATCTGTTGATGCTCCCTTTGTTGAAGGCGAAGACAACAGTTTGCTTGACGTTCTTGTAAACGAAGACGCTCCTGTAGCCGACAGAACTTTAATAAACGAATCTTTAGCCAAGGAAATAGCCCGAGCATTATCTACTCTTAGCGAAAGAGAAAGAGACATTATTAAAATGTTTTTTGGAATAGCTCGTCAAGAAATGACTCTCGAAGAAATTGGAGATGAGTTTGGCTTAACTCGCGAACGTGTGCGACAAATCAAAGAGAAAGCAATCAGAAAATTGAAACAAAGCAACAAAAATGATTTGTTAAAGAGTTATTTAGGTTAA
- a CDS encoding putative AAA+ superfamily ATPase (product_source=COG1373; cog=COG1373; ko=KO:K07133; pfam=PF13173,PF13635; superfamily=52540) — protein sequence MKYLKRIVDDQLKLRLEAFGAVQIKGPKWCGKTTTAEKQANSIVKLQDPDTRESYLATVQTKPSLLLKGKTPRLIDEWQVAPVLWDAVRHAVDERQLKGQFILTGSTVIDDDDIMHTGTGRISKISMYPMSLYESQESNGSISIKELFDNKSLDIDGVMSNLSVEQLIFAACRGGWPASLDNMSDAAKLLIAKDYVDIICSEDISKIDKVQRNPSLARLIMRSYARNLCTLAKKTSMLADVSVEMEGTSILTFNQYVEALEKLFVIEDVEAWSPAIRSATVIRTGKKRCFVDPSIAVAALGASPQSLELDLKTFGFIYECMCIRDLKIYSQSLGGVLSYYHDRYGLEADAVLHLSDGRYALIECKLGSRDVEAGAKHLLELKNLIEEKNKAEKQIQLRLPDLLIVLTGGEMAYTREDGVKVIPLGCLKD from the coding sequence ATGAAATATTTGAAAAGAATAGTAGACGACCAGCTAAAATTACGTCTTGAAGCGTTTGGGGCTGTTCAAATAAAAGGCCCAAAATGGTGTGGCAAAACAACAACGGCAGAAAAGCAAGCAAACAGTATTGTTAAATTACAAGACCCAGATACTCGAGAGAGTTATTTGGCAACAGTGCAAACTAAACCTTCGCTGCTCTTAAAAGGAAAAACACCAAGATTGATTGATGAGTGGCAGGTGGCTCCTGTGTTGTGGGATGCGGTTCGTCATGCTGTAGATGAAAGACAATTAAAAGGACAATTTATATTAACTGGTTCTACGGTAATTGATGATGATGATATAATGCATACAGGTACAGGTAGAATTTCAAAAATCTCAATGTATCCTATGAGTCTTTATGAATCTCAAGAATCTAATGGCTCTATTTCCATTAAAGAACTATTTGATAATAAAAGTTTAGATATAGATGGAGTGATGTCTAACTTATCTGTGGAGCAACTTATTTTTGCTGCATGTAGAGGTGGTTGGCCTGCTTCTTTGGATAATATGAGTGATGCAGCTAAGTTGTTAATAGCTAAAGATTACGTAGATATTATTTGTAGTGAAGATATTTCCAAGATTGATAAAGTACAGCGTAATCCCTCTTTGGCAAGGCTTATTATGCGCTCTTATGCAAGAAATTTATGTACTTTGGCGAAGAAAACCAGTATGTTGGCAGATGTGTCTGTTGAGATGGAAGGAACTTCGATATTGACATTTAATCAATACGTTGAGGCTTTGGAAAAACTTTTTGTTATTGAAGATGTGGAAGCTTGGAGTCCTGCAATAAGATCTGCAACAGTTATTCGGACTGGTAAAAAACGTTGTTTTGTAGATCCTTCGATAGCCGTAGCAGCTTTAGGAGCGTCGCCACAAAGTTTAGAACTTGATTTGAAAACATTCGGTTTTATTTATGAATGTATGTGTATTCGTGATCTTAAAATTTATTCTCAATCTTTAGGAGGTGTATTGTCTTACTATCACGATAGATATGGATTAGAAGCAGATGCTGTACTTCATTTGTCAGATGGTAGATATGCTCTTATTGAATGTAAGCTTGGGAGTAGAGATGTAGAGGCTGGTGCAAAACATTTACTTGAGCTTAAAAATCTTATTGAGGAAAAAAATAAAGCAGAAAAACAAATACAATTAAGACTCCCCGATCTTCTTATTGTTCTTACAGGTGGAGAGATGGCTTATACGAGAGAAGACGGTGTAAAGGTTATTCCTTTGGGTTGTTTGAAAGATTAA
- a CDS encoding TatD DNase family protein (product_source=KO:K03424; cath_funfam=3.20.20.140; cog=COG0084; ko=KO:K03424; pfam=PF01026; superfamily=51556; tigrfam=TIGR00010), protein MYLVDTHTHIFTEEYDADIDAVIKRAKHNGVEKFLIPNVDVESINRLKSLCNKYPDCCFPMMGLHPTSIKDNYLNDLQIIKNELFTGNYIAVGEIGIDLYWDKTYLKQQIEAFEEQLNWSIELNLPVSIHTREAFPEVFESLNRVGADKLRGIFHSFTGSEEELKKALKYKNFKLGINGVVTYKNAAFRNYLPLAPLDRIVLETDAPYLTPVPYRGKRNEPSYLIYIVEKLAEVYNVSVEEVAERTSNLKNI, encoded by the coding sequence ATGTATTTGGTTGATACGCATACGCATATTTTTACTGAAGAGTATGATGCTGATATTGATGCGGTAATCAAAAGAGCTAAACATAATGGAGTAGAGAAATTTCTTATACCCAATGTTGATGTTGAGTCTATCAATCGTTTGAAGTCTCTTTGCAATAAATATCCCGATTGTTGTTTTCCTATGATGGGTTTGCACCCTACGAGCATTAAAGATAATTATCTTAATGATTTACAAATTATAAAGAACGAGCTTTTTACTGGTAATTATATAGCAGTAGGAGAGATAGGTATTGATTTGTATTGGGATAAAACTTACTTGAAGCAACAGATAGAAGCCTTTGAAGAACAACTTAATTGGAGTATAGAGCTTAACTTGCCAGTGTCTATCCATACTCGTGAAGCTTTTCCAGAAGTTTTTGAGAGCTTAAACAGGGTAGGGGCAGATAAACTGCGAGGTATTTTCCATAGTTTTACAGGCAGTGAAGAAGAACTTAAGAAAGCTCTGAAATACAAAAACTTCAAGTTGGGCATAAATGGAGTGGTAACTTACAAGAATGCTGCTTTTAGAAATTACTTGCCTTTGGCTCCTTTGGATAGAATAGTGTTGGAAACAGATGCGCCCTATCTTACCCCAGTTCCTTACAGAGGGAAACGCAACGAACCATCATACCTTATATATATAGTGGAAAAACTTGCCGAAGTTTATAACGTTTCGGTCGAAGAGGTTGCAGAAAGAACAAGCAACCTCAAAAACATATAG
- a CDS encoding hypothetical protein (product_source=Hypo-rule applied), translating into MPAKKLPDIDEDRIKALQTIIDQDELIGEENAILSMAELHDYRNLLLSFEGTCFCFKQALDNETKADKNYVELFKTAQLYISHFIQVLNMAIIRNEIKVETLACYGLEDSNEFSLPDLSSEDAVLEWGERLIKGENERTSRGGVPIYNPAISKVKVHYDLFRDLLHSLKIYRQNTIRNQENLTEVRDKIDRIIWDTWTKLEFKYWGLAPEQRNRKFRDYGIKFYEYVEGDQLNVFG; encoded by the coding sequence ATGCCGGCTAAGAAATTACCCGATATAGATGAAGATAGAATAAAAGCACTACAAACAATTATAGACCAAGATGAACTGATTGGGGAAGAGAATGCTATCTTATCTATGGCAGAATTGCATGATTATAGAAATTTACTTCTTTCGTTCGAAGGTACTTGTTTTTGTTTTAAGCAAGCATTGGATAACGAAACAAAAGCTGATAAAAATTATGTAGAGCTGTTTAAGACAGCTCAACTTTATATATCTCACTTTATTCAGGTTTTGAATATGGCTATTATTCGTAATGAAATAAAAGTGGAAACTCTTGCTTGCTACGGATTGGAAGATAGTAACGAATTTTCGCTACCCGACCTATCTTCGGAAGATGCTGTGCTTGAATGGGGTGAAAGATTAATTAAAGGCGAAAACGAACGAACATCAAGAGGTGGTGTTCCTATATACAATCCTGCAATATCTAAGGTGAAAGTTCATTACGACTTGTTTAGAGATTTACTTCATAGTCTTAAAATATATCGACAAAACACTATTCGTAACCAAGAAAATCTTACAGAAGTGAGAGATAAGATTGATAGAATTATTTGGGATACGTGGACTAAGCTTGAATTTAAGTATTGGGGATTAGCTCCCGAACAAAGAAATAGAAAGTTTAGAGACTACGGAATTAAGTTTTACGAATATGTAGAAGGAGACCAGCTTAATGTATTTGGTTGA
- a CDS encoding geranylgeranyl diphosphate synthase type II (product_source=KO:K13789; cath_funfam=1.10.600.10; cog=COG0142; ko=KO:K13789; pfam=PF00348; superfamily=48576), whose translation MILKKKIMITLEDAIAKINKGIQDINYPEQPSRLYNPIAYLLAQKGKKIRPALTLLAYNLYKEDIDESLDAALAWEIYHNFTLMHDDLMDNADVRRGEPSVHKKWNDNTAILSGDAMFLLAFKFISKYRGDVLPELLDLFNKTTQEIFEGQEYDMQFEDRLDVVEDEYIKMIRLKTAVMIASCLKTGAIIANASEEDQNSLYEFGINLGLAFQIQDDILDTYGDQAVFGKNIGGDILCNKKTYLLVSALNTNNKALKKELLQWLEINDNPKEKIKAVTSIYDKLNVIDIARSKMEEFYAKSIWELNKVNVDDDRKDVIKTLAEELMNRKS comes from the coding sequence TTGATTCTCAAAAAGAAAATTATGATAACTCTTGAAGACGCAATCGCAAAGATTAATAAAGGTATTCAGGATATAAACTATCCCGAACAACCATCTCGACTATATAATCCTATAGCTTATTTACTTGCCCAAAAAGGGAAGAAAATACGCCCGGCACTAACTCTATTGGCTTACAACTTGTATAAAGAAGATATTGACGAATCTCTTGATGCTGCCTTGGCTTGGGAAATTTATCACAACTTTACTCTTATGCACGACGATTTGATGGATAATGCAGATGTTCGTAGAGGAGAACCTTCGGTGCACAAGAAATGGAATGATAATACAGCTATTCTTTCGGGCGATGCAATGTTTCTTCTTGCGTTTAAGTTTATATCTAAATATAGAGGAGATGTGTTGCCTGAGTTGTTAGACTTGTTTAATAAAACTACTCAAGAAATATTTGAAGGACAAGAATACGATATGCAATTCGAAGACAGGTTAGATGTTGTTGAAGATGAATATATTAAGATGATACGACTAAAAACAGCAGTTATGATAGCTTCTTGTCTTAAAACTGGAGCAATTATAGCTAATGCTTCGGAAGAAGATCAGAACTCTCTTTATGAGTTCGGTATTAATCTCGGACTGGCATTCCAAATTCAAGACGATATATTAGATACTTACGGCGACCAAGCTGTTTTTGGTAAGAATATAGGCGGAGATATTCTCTGTAATAAAAAAACTTATCTGCTTGTGTCGGCTCTTAATACCAATAATAAGGCATTGAAAAAGGAATTGCTTCAATGGCTCGAAATAAATGATAATCCAAAAGAAAAGATTAAAGCAGTAACTTCAATCTATGATAAACTAAACGTGATAGATATCGCTCGTAGTAAAATGGAAGAGTTTTATGCTAAATCTATTTGGGAACTAAATAAAGTTAATGTAGATGACGACCGAAAAGACGTTATTAAAACATTGGCAGAAGAATTAATGAATAGAAAATCATAA
- a CDS encoding protein TonB (product_source=KO:K03832; cath_funfam=3.30.1150.10; cog=COG0810; ko=KO:K03832; pfam=PF03544; superfamily=74653; tigrfam=TIGR01352; transmembrane_helix_parts=Outside_1_14,TMhelix_15_34,Inside_35_229), with product MQSKKNNNVDLERETTTYFLMGLVVALASFFVLIEWRTVEPDMPEWEGLPQIFIEEEYLSEITIPTVEEEKPLQETKSEILYEDFNVVDEAVEEMEEELPETFNYQEETKEKETVQYQETTDEQEEQTITTPDVMPKFPGGNNALSRFLFKNLKYPASAQTQHKQGRVWCSFIVNKDGSTSNYKIEKGIYISLDQETIRVLELMPKWIPGTKNGEPVRVKVYIPVYFKL from the coding sequence ATGCAGAGTAAAAAAAATAATAACGTTGATTTAGAACGAGAAACAACAACGTATTTCCTTATGGGACTTGTAGTTGCTCTTGCCTCATTCTTTGTTCTTATAGAATGGAGAACCGTAGAGCCTGATATGCCCGAATGGGAGGGATTACCTCAGATATTTATAGAAGAAGAATATTTAAGTGAGATAACTATACCAACTGTTGAAGAAGAAAAACCATTACAAGAAACTAAATCAGAAATACTTTACGAAGACTTTAATGTTGTTGACGAAGCAGTAGAAGAGATGGAAGAGGAGCTCCCCGAAACTTTTAATTATCAAGAAGAAACAAAAGAAAAGGAGACTGTGCAATATCAAGAAACTACAGACGAACAAGAAGAGCAAACGATAACTACCCCCGATGTTATGCCAAAGTTTCCGGGAGGCAATAATGCTCTTAGTAGATTTTTGTTTAAGAATCTGAAATATCCAGCATCGGCTCAAACACAACATAAACAGGGTAGGGTTTGGTGTTCGTTTATTGTAAACAAAGATGGTTCTACTTCAAATTACAAAATAGAAAAAGGTATTTATATCTCTTTAGACCAAGAAACTATTAGAGTGTTAGAGCTTATGCCTAAGTGGATACCGGGTACTAAAAATGGAGAGCCAGTAAGGGTGAAAGTCTACATTCCTGTTTACTTTAAATTGTAG